Genomic window (Aquimarina sp. BL5):
AGGGCGTACAACAAGTCCAAAATCTCCATTAAGTAGTTTCCAGTTAGCACCAGCATCATCAGAACGATATAAACCTTTATCTTCTTTGCTTTCTACAACTGCGTATACTATTTTTGGATTGGATGGTGCTACTGCTACTGCAAATCTCCCTAAATCTCCTTTAGGGAAACCATTATGAATTTTATTCCAGGTTTTTCCTGCATCAGTGGATTTATAAAGTGCGCTATTAGGTCCACCAGAATTGAAACTCCAAGCTGTTCTTCTAAATTCCCACATGGCGGCATATAGTGTATTAGGATCATTAGGATCCATAATTACTTCATTAGCACCAGTTCTTTGATTAATATATAAGATTTTTTCCCAAGTTTTTCCTCCATCGGTTGTTTTGTAGACTCCTCGATCTTCACTGTCACCCCATAAAGCACCTATGACACCTACATAAATTTCATTAGAATTCTTTGGGTTTATCTGAATACTACTAATTCGTTCAGAATTCTCGAATCCCATTTTTTTCCAATTTGCTCCACCATCAGTAGTTTTGTATAAGCCGTCTCCAACAGAAACACTGTTTCTTGTCCAGATTTCTCCAGTTCCTACCCAAACAGTATTATCAGGATCATTTGGATCAATAGAAACAGCACCTATAGACTGTGCATAATCATCAAATATGGGAGCAAAACTAGCTCCTCCATTAGAAGATTTCCATACGCCACCACCAGCAGTACCTACGTATATAATTCTACTATTTGTTGGATGATTTTCTAAATCAATGACACGACCACTCATCAGTGCTGGTCCTATGTGTCTCGCTTCTAGCTTTCCGAAAAGTTCCTTGCCTTTTAGTACAATATCCTGAGCTTGTATTCCTAATGAAAATACAAGACTAAGCCCGGCTATTATAATTTTTTTATTCATAATTCATTTGATTGATTAGTAATTTATGTGAAAAAAAATCCCCAACGAATTGGGGATTTTGAGTATATATGTATGGTTTATTTCTTTTCTGGGAAAGCAAATTTTGCACTATCAACTTCTGGGTTTAGTTTGATTTCTTTGAAGTTCATAGTTTGAAACTCACTTCCTACTGTAAACGGAAAATAAACTCCATTTACTTCTTGATAGTCGCTAATAGAAGACTTTATGGTTTGTCCTTTCATAGGACCTTGGTTCATTTGCGTCTCAATGATGATAGGTACAAAATTTTCTGTATCAAAATAATAGTGAACAATGTTAGGTAGAGATTGACCATCTACTATAATTGGATCTTTGGTCATTTTTATTTTAAAAGTTTCGGTTCCATCAACAGTTTCTTTTCCAACTAATTCGATGCTGTATCCTTTTTCCTTATAATTTAAAAATGGATCCGGGAAATCTTTAGTTTGCTTTTTCATATTTTCTGTAGCTTCACTATCACTTTTCTCAGCTTCCATGGTCATTTGGTTTCTCTGCCAAGAGGTTTCTCCATCAAACGCAGACCATACCATACGATTTCCTTGTAATTCTATAGTAACCAATTGTTTTCCATCTTTTGTAGATACTTGTTCAAAAGGAATTTCCATTCCTTGCATTTTCATAACCCCAACCATTTCTACACTTTCTAGTTTTTCCCAGTTTTCTTTTCCTCCAGTGTTTTCTAGATAATTTGCTACAATTTCATCAGCCGTTTG
Coding sequences:
- a CDS encoding outer membrane lipoprotein-sorting protein encodes the protein MNTLKSLIVGLIIAIIAPASAQTADEIVANYLENTGGKENWEKLESVEMVGVMKMQGMEIPFEQVSTKDGKQLVTIELQGNRMVWSAFDGETSWQRNQMTMEAEKSDSEATENMKKQTKDFPDPFLNYKEKGYSIELVGKETVDGTETFKIKMTKDPIIVDGQSLPNIVHYYFDTENFVPIIIETQMNQGPMKGQTIKSSISDYQEVNGVYFPFTVGSEFQTMNFKEIKLNPEVDSAKFAFPEKK